The following coding sequences are from one Anolis sagrei isolate rAnoSag1 chromosome 6, rAnoSag1.mat, whole genome shotgun sequence window:
- the PIK3R4 gene encoding phosphoinositide 3-kinase regulatory subunit 4 produces MGNQLAGIAPSQILSVDSYFSDIHDFEYDKSLGSTRFFKVARAKHREGLVVVKVFAIQDPTLPLTSYKQELEELKIRLHSAQNCLPFQKATLSEKAAMLFRQYVRDNLYDRISTRPFLNNIEKRWIAFQILTAVDQAHRSGVRHGDIKTENVMVTSWNWVLLTDFASFKPTYLPEDNPADFNYFFDTSRRRTCYIAPERFVDGTMFATELENMRDPSTPLVDLANSNQRSRGELKRAMDIFSAGCVVAELFTEGVPLFDLSQLLAYRNGLFAPDQVLNKIEDRSIRELVMQMIQCDPEKRLAAEDYLKQQRNNAFPEIFYTFLQPYMAQFAKETFVSADERILVIRKDLDNIIHNLCGHDQTEKAEGETKENGLVILVSVITSCLQTLKYCDSKLAALELILQLAPRLSVEILLDRITPYLLHFSNDTVPRVRAEAVRTLTKVLALVKEVPRNDINIYPEYILPGIAHLAQDEATIVRLAYAENIALLAETALRFLELVQLKNLNMENEPNSEETDDATHPSENYDTELQALHEMVQQKVVTLLSDPENIVKQTLMENGITRLCVFFGRQKANDVLLSHMITFLNDKNDWHLRGAFFDSIVGVAAYVGWQSSSILKPLLQQGLSDAEEFVIYKALNALTCMCQLGLLQKPHIYEFACDIAPFLCHPNLWICYGAVGFITVVAQHLNIADVYCKLMPYLHPFITQPIIQIDKEIVLLSVLKDPVSRSIFDYALRSKDIGSLFRTLQLRQKKRNGTLPDCPPPEDPAIAQLLKKLLSQGMTEEEEDKLLALRDFMLKSNKAKANIVDQSHLHDSTQKGVIDLAALGIIGRQVDLIKTKQESDDKRARKHVKQDSNVNEEWKSMFGSLEPSNIPQPISKGHSQATDQEAIQTGKPLRSESSAGISAPLSSSPQAADGIVVQARKPTIQVLSSIASPSTYQLRITTCKTELQQLIQQKREQCNAERIAKQMMENAEWESKPPPTGWHPKGLLVAHLHEHKSAVNRIRVSDEHSIFATCSNDGTVKIWNSQKMEGKTTTTRSILTYSRIGGRVTTLTFCQGSHYLAVASDNGAIQLLGIEASKLPKSPKIHPIQNRCLDQKDDGCVVDMHHFNSGAQSVLAYATVNGSLVGWDLRSSNNAWTLKHDLRLGLITSFAVDIHQCWLCIGTSSGTMACWDMRFQLPISNHPHPSRARIRRLLMHPLSQSWVIAAVQGNNEVSMWDMETGDRRFTLWASSAPPLSEMQPSPHSVHGIYCSPADGNPILLTAGSDMKIRFWDLAYPERSYIVAGSSGSPSVSYYRKIIEGTEVVQEIQNKQKVGPSDETPRRGPESLPVGHHDIITDIATFQTTQGFIVTASRDGIVKVWK; encoded by the exons ATGGGAAACCAGCTGGCTGGTATTGCCCCTTCTCAGATCCTTTCGGTTGATAGCTATTTCTCAGACATCCATGATTTTGAATATGACAAAAGCTTGGGTAGTACACGTTTTTTTAAAGTTGCCCGAGCCAAGCATCGAGAAGGCCTGGTGGTTGTCAAAGTGTTTGCCATTCAAGACCCAACATTGCCCTTAACTAGCTATAAGCAGGAGCTGGAAGAACTGAAAATAAGGTTGCACTCTGCACAAAACTGTCTACCCTTTCAGAAAGCCACACTGTCTGAAAAAGCAGCCATGCTGTTCAGGCAGTATGTTCGAGACAACCTCTATGACCGTATTAGTACTCGGCCCTTCCTAAATAACATTGAGAAGAGGTGGATAGCCTTCCAGATCTTAACTGCAGTGGACCAGGCACACAGATCTGGGGTCCGTCATGGGGATATCAAAACTGAGAACGTCATGGTGACCAGCTGGAACTGGGTTCTTCTAACGGATTTTGCAAGTTTTAAACCAACCTACCTCCCAGAGGACAACCCTGCagatttcaattatttttttgaTACATCACGAAGGAGGACGTGTTATATTGCACCAGAGCGCTTTGTTGATGGCACCATGTTTGCCACTGAACTGGAGAATATGAGAGACCCATCCACTCCCCTAGTGGACCTGGCCAACAGTAACCAGCGAAGCAGGGGGGAGTTGAAACGGGCAATGGATATCTTTTCTGCAG gCTGCGTGGTAGCTGAGCTCTTTACAGAAGGTGTTCCTTTATTTGACTTATCACAGCTTTTGGCATATAGAAACGGCCTCTTTGCACCTGATCAAGTCCTCAATAAAATTGAAGACCGAAGTATAAGAGAACTG GTTATGCAAATGATCCAGTGTGATCCAGAAAAACGTTTAGCAGCCGAAGACTACTTGAAACAGCAACGTAACAATGCCTTTCCTGAAATATTTTATACTTTTCTCCAGCCTTACATGGCACAGTTTGCCAAGGAAACGTTTGTGTCTGCAGATGAGCGCATCCTTGTTATACGTAAAGATCTGGACAATATTATTCATAACCTTTGTGGCCATGATCAAACAGAAAAGGCTGAGGGAGAAACAAAGGAAAACGGACTGGTCATTTTGGTGTCAGTGATAACTTCCTGCCTCCAAACCCTCAAGTACTGTGATTCTAAACTGGCTGCTTTGGAGTTGATTCTCCAACTAGCACCCAGGTTAAGTGTGGAAATCCTGCTGGATCGGATCACACCCTACCTGCTACATTTCAGCAATGATACTGTGCCCAGAGTGagggctgaagctgttaggaCACTCACTAAAGTTCTTGCTCTTGTCAAAGAGGTACCACGTAATGATATCAATATCTACCCAGAGTACATCTTGCCAGGTATTGCACACTTGGCCCAAGATGAAGCTACGATAGTCCGGCTGGCTTATGCGG AGAACATAGCACTGTTGGCTGAAACTGCTCTGAGATTCTTGGAACTAGTCCAGCTAAAAAATCTGaacatggaaaatgaaccaaacagTGAGGAAACCGATGATGCAACACACCCTAGTGAAAATTATGACACTG AGCTTCAAGCCTTGCATGAAATGGTCCAGCAGAAAGTTGTCACATTGCTGAGTGATCCAGAAAACATTGTGAAACAGACCTTGATGGAAAATGGAATCACTCGCTTGTGTGTCTTTTTTGGACGTCAGAAAGCCAACGATGTTCTCCTATCCCACATGATCACCTTCCTTAACGATAAGAATGATTGGCATCTACGAGGAGCTTTTTTTGACAGTATAGTGG GTGTTGCTGCTTATGTTGGCTGGCAAAGCTCTTCAATCTTGAAGCCTCTGCTTCAGCAAGGTCTCAGTGATGCTGAAGAATTTGTCATCTATAAAGCCCTCAATGCCCTTACTTGTATGTGCCAATTAGGACTTCTGcagaaaccacatatatatgaatTTGCCTGTGATATCG caccatttcTCTGCCATCCTAACCTCTGGATATGCTATGGAGCAGTAGGATTTATAACTGTTGTAGCACAGCATTTGAATATTGCTGATGTTTATTGCAAACTTATGCCTTACCTGCATCCTTTTATCACTCAGCCAATAATACAG ATAGATAAAGAAATAGTCCTATTGAGTGTCCTCAAAGACCCTGTAAGCCGATCGATATTTGATTATGCTCTACGATCGAAGGACATAGGAAGTCTTTTCAGAACACTTCAGCTTCGTCAGAAGAAAAGGAATGGGACTCTTCCTGATTGCCCACCCCCTGAAGATCCAGCAATTGCACAGCTACTGAAGAAGCTGCTTTCCCAA GGGAtgactgaagaagaagaagataaactGCTAGCCTTAAGAGACTTCATGCTGAAATCCAACAAAGCCAAAGCTAATATTGTAGACCAGAGCCATCTTCATGATAGCACCCAGAAAGGAGTGATTGATTTGGCAGCTTTGGGTATAATTGGGAGACAAGTTGATCTTATCAAAACTAAACAAGAATCTGATGACAAGCGTG CTAGGAAGCATGTCAAACAAGATTCAAATGTGAATGAAGAATGGAAGAGTATGTTTGGCTCCTTGGAACCTTCTAATATCCCTCAGCCAATCAGCAAAGGGCACAGTCAGGCCACGGATCAGGAAGCCATTCAGACAGGAAAACCTCTTCGATCTGAGTCTTCAGCTGGCATCTCGGCTCCTTTGTCATCATCCCCACAG GCAGCAGATGGAATAGTTGTCCAAGCCAGGAAGCCAACCATACAGGTCTTAAGCAGTATAGCGTCACCCTCTACTTATCAGCTACGCATCACTACTTGTAAGACAGAACTTCAGCAGCTGATCCAGCAGAAGCGCGAACAGTGCAATGCAGAAAGAATCGCTAAGCAGATGATGGAGAATGCAGAATGGGAGAGCAAGCCCCCACCTACAG GATGGCATCCTAAAGGGCTTCTTGTTGCTCATCTTCATGAACATAAGTCTGCAGTGAACCGTATTAGAGTCTCTGATGAGCACTCGATTTTTGCAACATGCTCAAATGATGGAACAGTGAAAATCTGGAACAGTCAGAAAATGGAGGGCAAAACTACTACCACCAG ATCAATTTTGACCTATTCTCGGATTGGAGGCCGTGTGACAACTCTTACTTTTTGCCAGGGTTCTCACTACTTGGCTGTAGCCTCAGATAATGGAGCCATCCAGCTTCTTGGAATCGAAGCCTCAAAACTTCCCAAGTCTCCCAAGATTCACCCAATTCAAAACAG GTGTTTGGATCAAAAGGACGATGGCTGTGTGGTTGACATGCATCATTTTAATTCAGGAGCCCAGTCGGTATTGGCATATGCCACTGTGAATGGTTCTTTAGTGGGATGGGACCTGAGATCCTCTAATAATGCTTGGACCTTAAAGCATGATTTACGGTTGGGACTTATAACCTCATTTGCTGTTGACATACATCAGTGCTGGCTCTGCATTG GTACAAGCAGTGGAACTATGGCATGTTGGGACATGAGGTTCCAGTTACCCATTTCCAACCACCCCCATCCTTCAAGGGCACGAATAAGACGGTTACTGATGCATCCCCTTTCCCAGTCATGGGTGATTGCAG CTGTCCAAGGCAATAATGAAGTCTCCATGTGGGATATGGAAACAGGCGACAGACGCTTCACTCTGTGGGCCAGCAGCGCTCCTCCTCTTTCAGAAATGCAG CCTTCACCTCACAGTGTTCATGGAATATATTGCAGCCCAGCAGATGGAAATCCTATATTACTGACTGCAGGATCAGATATGAAGATAAG ATTCTGGGATTTAGCATATCCTGAGAGGTCTTACATTGTTGCTGGAAGTTCTGGTTCCCCATCTGTATCTTATTATAGAAAGATCATTGAAGGCACTGAAGTCGTTCAG GAAATTCAAAACAAGCAGAAAGTGGGTCCTTCTGATGAAACCCCTCGAAGGGGCCCAGAATCCTTACCAGTTGGACATCATGACATTATCACAGACATAGCTACTTTCCAGACAACTCAAGGTTTTATAGTTACTGCATCTCGTGATGGTATTGTCAAGGTGTGGAAGTAA